A stretch of Arachis hypogaea cultivar Tifrunner chromosome 15, arahy.Tifrunner.gnm2.J5K5, whole genome shotgun sequence DNA encodes these proteins:
- the LOC112748258 gene encoding uncharacterized protein isoform X3 codes for MEGKFAEELYAESLELSKSELKSTSAHDQENKLHECDDDDFWGDSDDKLDKSSDLDREWQRRHDEFHTTGYREGLIAGKEASSQEGFNIGFKQSVLAGYSWGAVRGVTSAFAHLPDELKEKLVEKLEKRNELHGMHESVHSVSTADVLRFFHEDIKAKEALEQSKDVKVSPWQTSHVSHLRNYHQQLESLIHDTPTMDIHLPEPK; via the exons ATGGAGGGTAAATTTGCTGAAGAACTTTATGCTGAAAGCTTAGAACTTTCAAAATCAGAACTAAAATCTACTAGTGCTCATGATCAAGAAAATAAGTTACATG aatgtgatgatgatgatttttggggTGATTCTGATGACAAGTTGGATAAATCATCAGATTTGGACAGAGAGTGGCAAAGGAGGCATGATGAATTCCACACG ACCGGGTATCGGGAAGGTCTTATAGCAGGAAAGGAAGCTTCATCTCAGGAGGGGTTCAATATTGGTTTTAAACAATCAGTCCTTGCTGGTTATAGCTGGGGTGCTGTAAGAGGTGTTACGAG TGCATTTGCGCATCTTCCAGATGAGTTAAAAGAGAAGCTAGTTGAAAAGCTAGAAAAACGTAATGAACTCCATGGGATGCATGAATCTGTGCATTCTGTGTCAACAGCAGATGTCCTTAGATTCTTTCATGAAGACATCAAAGCAAAAGAAGCTTTAGAACAGAGCAAAGATGTAAAGGTTAGCCCCTGGCAAACTTCACATGTTTCTCATTTGAGAAATTATCACCAACAACTTGAATCTCTGATTCATGATACACCTACCATGGACATTCATTTACCTGAGCCAAAATAG
- the LOC112748258 gene encoding uncharacterized protein isoform X1, producing MQYHPLSLTNQMEGKFAEELYAESLELSKSELKSTSAHDQENKLHECDDDDFWGDSDDKLDKSSDLDREWQRRHDEFHTTGYREGLIAGKEASSQEGFNIGFKQSVLAGYSWGAVRGVTSAFAHLPDELKEKLVEKLEKRNELHGMHESVHSVSTADVLRFFHEDIKAKEALEQSKDVKVSPWQTSHVSHLRNYHQQLESLIHDTPTMDIHLPEPK from the exons ATGCAATACCATCCTCTTTCACTCACCAATCAA ATGGAGGGTAAATTTGCTGAAGAACTTTATGCTGAAAGCTTAGAACTTTCAAAATCAGAACTAAAATCTACTAGTGCTCATGATCAAGAAAATAAGTTACATG aatgtgatgatgatgatttttggggTGATTCTGATGACAAGTTGGATAAATCATCAGATTTGGACAGAGAGTGGCAAAGGAGGCATGATGAATTCCACACG ACCGGGTATCGGGAAGGTCTTATAGCAGGAAAGGAAGCTTCATCTCAGGAGGGGTTCAATATTGGTTTTAAACAATCAGTCCTTGCTGGTTATAGCTGGGGTGCTGTAAGAGGTGTTACGAG TGCATTTGCGCATCTTCCAGATGAGTTAAAAGAGAAGCTAGTTGAAAAGCTAGAAAAACGTAATGAACTCCATGGGATGCATGAATCTGTGCATTCTGTGTCAACAGCAGATGTCCTTAGATTCTTTCATGAAGACATCAAAGCAAAAGAAGCTTTAGAACAGAGCAAAGATGTAAAGGTTAGCCCCTGGCAAACTTCACATGTTTCTCATTTGAGAAATTATCACCAACAACTTGAATCTCTGATTCATGATACACCTACCATGGACATTCATTTACCTGAGCCAAAATAG
- the LOC112748258 gene encoding uncharacterized protein isoform X2 — MMEGKFAEELYAESLELSKSELKSTSAHDQENKLHECDDDDFWGDSDDKLDKSSDLDREWQRRHDEFHTTGYREGLIAGKEASSQEGFNIGFKQSVLAGYSWGAVRGVTSAFAHLPDELKEKLVEKLEKRNELHGMHESVHSVSTADVLRFFHEDIKAKEALEQSKDVKVSPWQTSHVSHLRNYHQQLESLIHDTPTMDIHLPEPK, encoded by the exons ATG ATGGAGGGTAAATTTGCTGAAGAACTTTATGCTGAAAGCTTAGAACTTTCAAAATCAGAACTAAAATCTACTAGTGCTCATGATCAAGAAAATAAGTTACATG aatgtgatgatgatgatttttggggTGATTCTGATGACAAGTTGGATAAATCATCAGATTTGGACAGAGAGTGGCAAAGGAGGCATGATGAATTCCACACG ACCGGGTATCGGGAAGGTCTTATAGCAGGAAAGGAAGCTTCATCTCAGGAGGGGTTCAATATTGGTTTTAAACAATCAGTCCTTGCTGGTTATAGCTGGGGTGCTGTAAGAGGTGTTACGAG TGCATTTGCGCATCTTCCAGATGAGTTAAAAGAGAAGCTAGTTGAAAAGCTAGAAAAACGTAATGAACTCCATGGGATGCATGAATCTGTGCATTCTGTGTCAACAGCAGATGTCCTTAGATTCTTTCATGAAGACATCAAAGCAAAAGAAGCTTTAGAACAGAGCAAAGATGTAAAGGTTAGCCCCTGGCAAACTTCACATGTTTCTCATTTGAGAAATTATCACCAACAACTTGAATCTCTGATTCATGATACACCTACCATGGACATTCATTTACCTGAGCCAAAATAG